From a single Candidatus Defluviilinea gracilis genomic region:
- the pstC gene encoding phosphate ABC transporter permease subunit PstC produces MEKSLNWREHVITRLIQASGYSAIVFVALIFFFLIREGSPTLGEVNLSNLFSARWYPIENYFGILPLITGSLVVTIGAMLIAFPLGIGTAVYIAEIAPRWMREILKPLVELLGGLPSVVLGFLGILLVSPFLRVFLDLPTGLTAFTGSILLGGIAVPTIVSVAEDALDAVPRSYREGAWALGATRWQTIWRVTLPAAKSGVLTAVMLGIGRAIGETMTVMMVTGNAPVLAVKLGSWFSPVRTMTATIAAEMGEVANGSVHYHTLFFIGMVLFLISLGVNIAASSVVFRAKKRAERILS; encoded by the coding sequence ATGGAAAAATCTTTGAACTGGCGTGAACACGTCATCACGCGACTCATCCAAGCCTCGGGCTACTCAGCCATCGTGTTCGTCGCGCTGATCTTTTTCTTCCTCATCCGCGAGGGTAGCCCGACTCTCGGCGAAGTAAATCTCTCCAACCTCTTCAGCGCGCGCTGGTATCCCATCGAAAATTATTTCGGCATCTTGCCGCTCATCACAGGTTCGCTCGTCGTCACCATCGGTGCAATGCTCATCGCATTTCCATTGGGCATCGGCACCGCAGTCTACATCGCGGAGATCGCCCCGCGATGGATGCGCGAGATTCTCAAACCTCTTGTGGAATTGCTTGGCGGACTCCCCTCGGTCGTGTTGGGATTTCTTGGGATTCTGCTCGTCTCCCCATTCTTACGCGTCTTTCTCGACCTTCCAACTGGTCTCACAGCGTTTACTGGGTCCATCCTCCTCGGCGGGATCGCCGTGCCGACAATCGTGTCCGTGGCAGAGGACGCGCTCGACGCAGTCCCGCGTTCGTATCGTGAAGGCGCGTGGGCGCTCGGCGCGACTCGCTGGCAGACGATCTGGCGCGTGACATTGCCCGCCGCGAAATCGGGCGTGCTCACCGCCGTCATGCTCGGCATCGGACGCGCCATCGGCGAAACAATGACCGTGATGATGGTGACGGGCAACGCGCCTGTGCTGGCGGTCAAACTCGGCAGTTGGTTCTCCCCCGTCCGCACGATGACGGCGACCATCGCCGCGGAAATGGGCGAGGTCGCAAATGGAAGCGTCCACTATCACACGTTGTTCTTCATCGGTATGGTGTTGTTCCTGATCTCGTTAGGCGTAAATATCGCCGCCTCGTCGGTTGTCTTCCGCGCCAAGAAACGGGCGGAGAGGATCCTTTCCTGA
- a CDS encoding type II toxin-antitoxin system HicA family toxin: protein MAKMARLTGQEVIAALKKAGFEVLRIKGSHHFMGHTDGRRTVVPVHRGEIIGPGLMLKILRDCEIERDEFMKLTK from the coding sequence ATGGCGAAAATGGCGCGGCTGACAGGGCAGGAAGTTATCGCCGCATTGAAAAAGGCGGGATTTGAAGTCTTGCGTATCAAGGGAAGTCATCATTTTATGGGGCACACAGACGGCAGGCGAACCGTTGTGCCTGTGCATCGCGGCGAAATTATTGGACCAGGGTTGATGCTGAAAATTCTACGCGACTGCGAGATCGAGCGCGATGAATTTATGAAGTTGACGAAATGA
- a CDS encoding putative Ig domain-containing protein: MFGKSFGQRHGSAEPPIEMRFVDLFMIIVTALMFMIVMLSIVSAFVGGSNALAEVSPRIISVELPAGLANRPYSVTLAGIGGSTPYTWKIISGALPGGLGLDEENGIISGTPEKIQQTQFIISLNDNDKRSSQKEYFLEILQVGSQEVDIQRNLYVIGDAVYAPDGQINSPYSFQLSAFGGVPPYSWVLIKGNLPSGIDLTEDGQITGNPTTISDGDFEVEVKDSQGESLNQKIHLVVNSGPDSWWKKMFVYLEIVLRVIAYILLVIILYVTLFVDREEGIIRQEAYESPWTRFRKRFRR, encoded by the coding sequence ATGTTTGGAAAATCCTTTGGACAAAGACATGGGTCCGCCGAACCGCCTATCGAAATGCGGTTTGTCGATTTGTTTATGATTATTGTCACCGCACTGATGTTTATGATAGTAATGTTGAGTATTGTCAGTGCTTTTGTTGGTGGTTCGAATGCTCTTGCAGAAGTTTCCCCGAGAATAATATCTGTGGAACTCCCTGCAGGGTTAGCAAACCGCCCGTATAGCGTAACCCTTGCAGGAATAGGTGGGTCTACCCCATATACTTGGAAGATAATTAGTGGCGCACTACCTGGCGGACTCGGTTTAGATGAAGAGAACGGTATTATTTCTGGAACGCCCGAAAAGATACAGCAAACACAGTTTATTATTTCTTTAAATGATAATGATAAACGCTCGTCTCAGAAAGAGTATTTTTTAGAAATTTTACAAGTCGGCTCGCAAGAGGTGGATATCCAACGTAATCTTTATGTAATAGGTGATGCTGTTTATGCTCCCGATGGACAAATAAATTCTCCTTATTCTTTTCAATTATCTGCTTTTGGAGGAGTTCCGCCATACTCGTGGGTTCTCATAAAAGGAAATTTACCCTCTGGGATTGACTTGACGGAAGATGGTCAAATCACAGGAAATCCCACAACAATATCTGATGGAGACTTCGAGGTAGAAGTAAAAGATAGCCAAGGCGAATCCCTAAATCAGAAAATACATTTAGTTGTTAATTCTGGCCCAGATTCATGGTGGAAGAAGATGTTTGTCTATTTGGAAATTGTATTGAGAGTAATTGCCTATATTTTGTTAGTAATAATTCTGTATGTTACACTTTTTGTAGATCGGGAGGAAGGGATAATTCGTCAAGAAGCATATGAATCTCCTTGGACTCGATTTCGTAAGAGATTCCGAAGGTAG
- a CDS encoding DUF5615 family PIN-like protein, with amino-acid sequence MKIVIDMNLSPDWVKVLKDAGWESVHWSTVGDMRATDDVIMSWARENGYVVFTHDLDFGVLLALTQAESPSVIQVRTQDVFPEALGKRLVKVLQEHQATLEKGALLTVDEVKARVRVLPF; translated from the coding sequence ATGAAGATCGTCATTGACATGAACCTTTCGCCCGATTGGGTGAAAGTGTTGAAAGATGCAGGTTGGGAATCAGTTCATTGGTCAACAGTGGGGGATATGCGCGCCACAGACGATGTCATCATGTCATGGGCGCGTGAAAATGGTTATGTCGTTTTCACTCACGATTTGGATTTTGGCGTTCTGTTGGCATTGACACAGGCAGAAAGCCCAAGCGTGATTCAAGTTCGCACGCAGGATGTGTTTCCCGAAGCTCTAGGCAAACGATTGGTAAAAGTTTTGCAGGAACATCAGGCGACTTTGGAAAAAGGCGCATTACTGACGGTGGATGAAGTTAAAGCGCGAGTTCGTGTCTTGCCGTTTTGA
- a CDS encoding phosphate ABC transporter substrate-binding protein, which yields MKRIFIFFLLSSFIIVSCSSSSQSPSNPSTKYIENKGSDTIVNLALAWAERYQNEHADVRISVTGGGSGTGIAALINNTVDIASASRSIKEEEIEAAKANGVNPVEHVIARDAIAVIVNPENPVSELTLQQIADIYSGKINNWIEVGGEDRPIVRLSRETNSGTHVYFLETVLRLGEKENKTLFSTDTLLLPSSEGIILEVRQNPNAIGYDGLGYVPHDLKMIAIAKEDGVPYVLPAIATVNDKSYPIARDLYMYTDGEPTGVVKEYLDWILSDEAQEIVAELGFVPVE from the coding sequence ATGAAGCGCATCTTTATTTTCTTTCTTCTTTCCTCTTTCATTATTGTCTCTTGTAGTTCATCGTCACAATCCCCATCCAACCCGTCAACAAAATATATCGAAAACAAAGGCTCGGATACGATCGTGAATCTCGCGCTCGCGTGGGCGGAACGATACCAAAACGAACACGCCGATGTGCGCATTTCGGTGACGGGCGGAGGCTCTGGCACGGGTATCGCCGCGCTCATCAACAACACCGTGGACATTGCGAGCGCGTCGCGCAGTATCAAAGAGGAAGAGATCGAAGCGGCGAAGGCGAACGGCGTGAATCCTGTGGAGCATGTCATTGCGCGTGATGCGATTGCGGTGATCGTGAATCCTGAAAATCCTGTTTCAGAATTGACGCTCCAACAGATCGCCGATATTTACAGCGGCAAAATCAACAACTGGATCGAAGTCGGCGGCGAAGACAGACCCATCGTGCGGCTTTCGCGCGAGACCAACTCTGGCACGCATGTCTATTTTTTAGAAACGGTCTTGCGGTTGGGTGAGAAAGAAAATAAAACATTGTTTTCAACGGATACATTGCTATTGCCTTCATCGGAGGGTATCATTCTCGAAGTGCGTCAAAACCCGAACGCGATCGGCTATGATGGCTTGGGCTACGTGCCGCATGATTTGAAAATGATCGCCATCGCAAAAGAAGACGGCGTGCCATACGTTTTGCCCGCCATTGCAACCGTCAACGATAAAAGTTATCCGATTGCGCGCGATCTGTACATGTACACGGACGGCGAACCGACGGGCGTCGTCAAGGAATATCTCGATTGGATTCTTTCGGACGAAGCGCAGGAAATCGTGGCGGAACTTGGCTTTGTGCCTGTGGAATAA
- a CDS encoding type II toxin-antitoxin system HicB family antitoxin → MTKEFNVVIERDEEGYYVASVPELQGCHTQAKSLDKLMERIREAIELCLEMEGDFVSNEFIGVQRIAVEV, encoded by the coding sequence ATGACAAAGGAATTCAACGTTGTGATCGAACGAGACGAGGAAGGTTATTACGTTGCCAGCGTCCCTGAATTGCAGGGATGTCACACACAAGCCAAGTCATTGGATAAACTGATGGAGCGAATCCGTGAGGCGATTGAGTTGTGTCTCGAAATGGAAGGGGATTTCGTTTCGAACGAGTTTATCGGCGTGCAAAGGATTGCCGTTGAAGTATGA
- a CDS encoding xanthine dehydrogenase family protein molybdopterin-binding subunit, with protein sequence MTTRYFGERIKRNEDPRLLTGQGLYVDDVDLPHMVHVAFLRSPYAHARINNIDVSQALGRAGVVAVYTANDLGDYWKPGPLLVSPPPVKDITFNEKTQVPLAKDKVKFAGEPIVMVVAESRYIAEDALADIQVDYEPLAAVVDMEKALASDSVLIHEEIGSNVAAHVVQTKGDYESIKKDAALVVKRRFSYEHGCAAAMENRGIVAEWDKRAGRLTVWDTTQAPVVIRNGLAGMLGLSERQVHVIAPFIGGGFGPKIMMFYQEEVLVPWAAMKLNRPVKWIEDRAENFVATTHERGQIHDAEIAFDIEGHILGVHDIFLHDTGAYAPYGLTVPLNSQANVLGLYEIKNYYSEFTAVFTNKTIVTPYRGAGRQHGVFVIERALDIAAKELKIDRAEIRRRNFIQPNQFPYNNEIIYQDFAPIVYDSGNYEPLLDEALEKIGYHKFIAEIQPKLRAEGKHVGIGLVAYVEGTGIGPYEGAKVQVMSSGRVSVVTGVGTQGQGHFTSFAQIVAEQLGVSVDKIDVVTGDTDQFYWGAGTFASRGAVVAGNAIHEAAKVVRKKILKLASEHFNAPEDELELDDGFVRVQDIPRQSISLGELAGKANPTRGAVKPGTEPGLEATNYFGPERGATASGIHAMIVEVNPDTMQIHIQKYLVAHDCGRVINPLILDGQIHGGVAQGIGNAFYERLAYDENGQLLNGTFMDYHLPTSLEVPRIETAHGETRSPLNEMGVKGAGEAGAIPVGPLFAQALEDALWDREFEILEIPINSNRLWEIVNKRD encoded by the coding sequence ATGACCACTCGATATTTCGGCGAACGGATTAAGCGCAACGAGGACCCGCGCCTGCTGACGGGGCAGGGATTGTATGTGGACGATGTGGATTTGCCGCACATGGTGCATGTGGCGTTTTTGCGAAGTCCGTATGCTCATGCGCGGATAAATAATATTGACGTTTCGCAGGCGTTGGGACGCGCGGGCGTGGTTGCGGTGTACACGGCAAATGACTTGGGCGATTACTGGAAGCCTGGTCCGTTGTTGGTTTCGCCGCCGCCCGTGAAGGATATTACATTCAATGAAAAGACGCAGGTTCCGCTCGCAAAAGACAAGGTCAAGTTTGCGGGGGAGCCGATCGTGATGGTGGTGGCGGAGAGTCGCTACATCGCCGAAGACGCGCTGGCGGATATCCAAGTGGATTACGAGCCGCTCGCCGCTGTCGTTGATATGGAAAAGGCGCTCGCGTCCGATAGCGTCCTCATCCACGAGGAGATCGGATCGAACGTCGCGGCGCATGTGGTGCAGACGAAGGGCGATTACGAATCAATCAAGAAAGATGCGGCGCTCGTCGTCAAGCGGCGATTCAGTTACGAGCATGGATGCGCCGCCGCCATGGAGAATCGCGGCATCGTGGCGGAGTGGGATAAGCGCGCGGGGCGATTAACCGTCTGGGACACGACTCAGGCTCCCGTCGTGATTCGAAACGGGCTGGCGGGGATGCTTGGGCTGTCGGAGCGGCAAGTCCACGTGATCGCGCCGTTCATCGGCGGCGGATTCGGTCCGAAGATCATGATGTTCTATCAGGAGGAAGTGCTCGTCCCGTGGGCGGCGATGAAGTTGAACCGCCCCGTCAAATGGATCGAAGACCGCGCTGAAAATTTTGTGGCGACCACGCACGAACGCGGACAAATCCACGATGCGGAAATTGCGTTCGATATCGAGGGACACATTCTCGGCGTGCATGATATTTTCCTGCACGACACGGGCGCGTATGCGCCGTATGGACTGACCGTGCCGCTCAACTCGCAAGCCAATGTGTTGGGATTGTATGAAATCAAAAATTATTACAGCGAATTTACGGCGGTGTTTACCAACAAGACCATCGTCACGCCGTATCGCGGCGCGGGGCGGCAGCATGGCGTGTTCGTCATCGAACGCGCGTTGGACATTGCCGCCAAAGAGTTGAAGATTGACCGCGCCGAAATCCGACGGCGAAATTTTATCCAGCCGAATCAATTCCCATACAACAACGAGATCATCTATCAAGACTTTGCGCCGATCGTGTACGACAGCGGCAACTACGAACCGTTGCTCGATGAAGCGCTGGAAAAAATCGGCTATCACAAATTCATCGCCGAGATTCAACCGAAGTTGCGCGCCGAAGGAAAACACGTCGGCATTGGACTCGTGGCGTACGTGGAAGGCACAGGCATCGGTCCGTACGAAGGCGCGAAGGTGCAAGTGATGAGCAGTGGACGAGTCTCGGTCGTGACGGGAGTCGGCACGCAGGGGCAGGGACACTTCACGAGTTTTGCGCAGATCGTGGCGGAGCAACTCGGCGTGAGCGTGGATAAGATTGACGTGGTCACGGGCGACACCGACCAGTTCTATTGGGGCGCGGGGACGTTTGCGAGTCGCGGCGCGGTGGTGGCGGGCAACGCCATCCATGAAGCCGCAAAAGTTGTGCGCAAGAAAATCCTCAAACTCGCCTCAGAACATTTCAACGCGCCCGAAGATGAACTCGAACTCGACGATGGCTTCGTGCGCGTGCAGGATATTCCGCGACAGTCCATTTCATTGGGCGAACTGGCGGGCAAGGCGAATCCCACGCGCGGAGCCGTCAAGCCTGGCACCGAGCCTGGGTTGGAAGCGACCAACTATTTCGGTCCAGAAAGAGGCGCAACCGCGAGCGGCATCCACGCGATGATCGTGGAAGTGAATCCCGACACGATGCAGATCCACATCCAAAAATATTTGGTGGCGCACGATTGCGGACGAGTCATCAATCCGCTCATTCTCGACGGGCAAATTCACGGCGGCGTGGCGCAGGGCATCGGCAACGCGTTTTACGAGCGGCTCGCCTACGACGAAAACGGGCAACTGCTCAACGGCACGTTCATGGATTATCACCTGCCCACCAGCCTCGAAGTGCCGCGCATCGAAACCGCGCATGGCGAAACGCGTTCGCCGCTCAACGAGATGGGCGTAAAAGGCGCGGGCGAAGCGGGCGCGATCCCCGTCGGTCCGCTGTTCGCGCAGGCGTTGGAGGACGCGCTGTGGGATCGGGAGTTTGAGATTTTGGAGATACCGATTAATTCGAATCGGTTGTGGGAGATTGTGAATAAGAGAGATTAG
- a CDS encoding DUF433 domain-containing protein encodes MKNLKRITFDPNVMGGKPTIRGLRVTVGTIIGLIAAGRDFKEILKAYPYLEEEDIREALTYAAWRVEEIELPLASA; translated from the coding sequence ATGAAAAACCTGAAACGCATAACCTTTGATCCCAACGTAATGGGCGGCAAGCCAACCATTCGCGGTCTGCGCGTGACGGTAGGGACGATTATCGGTCTCATTGCTGCTGGACGAGATTTCAAAGAGATTCTCAAGGCTTATCCATATCTTGAAGAAGAGGATATTCGCGAAGCCTTGACTTATGCCGCGTGGCGCGTGGAAGAAATTGAGTTGCCGCTGGCGAGCGCATGA
- a CDS encoding BrnA antitoxin family protein: MKKEYDFSKGKRGAVRPAPKGKTRITIRIDDDILDWFRGEVDAAGGGNYQTFINNALREHITRQQEPIEVILRRVVREELQSAA; encoded by the coding sequence ATGAAAAAAGAATACGATTTCAGCAAAGGCAAGCGCGGAGCAGTTCGCCCTGCGCCGAAAGGAAAGACCCGCATTACCATCCGCATTGACGATGACATTCTGGATTGGTTTCGCGGTGAAGTTGACGCGGCAGGAGGCGGGAATTACCAAACGTTTATCAACAATGCTTTACGCGAACACATTACGCGCCAGCAGGAACCCATCGAAGTAATTCTACGGCGGGTGGTTCGTGAAGAATTGCAAAGCGCTGCGTAG
- a CDS encoding BrnT family toxin, translating to MSYEWDPNKEKSNFRKHGIKFADAVGVFEDENAITIEDDDARESRFITIGMDFLNRILVVVYTFRNIVIRIISARKATARERKIYEEQR from the coding sequence ATGAGTTACGAATGGGATCCCAACAAGGAAAAATCGAACTTCAGAAAACACGGCATTAAATTTGCGGATGCTGTGGGAGTCTTTGAGGATGAGAATGCCATCACGATTGAAGACGATGATGCAAGAGAAAGCCGCTTCATCACCATCGGCATGGACTTTTTGAACCGCATCCTGGTCGTGGTTTATACGTTTCGTAACATTGTTATTCGGATTATTTCCGCGCGAAAAGCGACCGCGCGCGAAAGAAAGATATACGAGGAACAGAGATGA
- a CDS encoding phosphate ABC transporter ATP-binding protein, which produces MNKIIVESLSLQYSDGTESLRDVSLNIRQNAVTVLFGPAGGGKSTLLRCLNRLNDLAEVKASSGRILIDGENILDPKLDVIALRRKVGMVFARPVPLPMSIRENVTYALELAGEKRRVKLDEAVERSLKLAAIWDEVKDRLDAPAIALSGGQQQRVCLARVLALQPEIILLDEPTSGLDPISTGKVEAALQELKKDYTIILVPHSVQQAGRTADYAAFFLQGELVEYGEGKSLFTAPKQKKTEDYVTGRFG; this is translated from the coding sequence ATGAACAAGATAATTGTCGAATCCCTCTCCCTCCAATACTCCGACGGCACCGAGTCGCTACGGGATGTCAGCCTCAACATCCGTCAGAACGCGGTGACGGTGTTGTTCGGTCCCGCGGGCGGAGGCAAATCCACCCTGCTCCGTTGTTTGAATCGACTCAACGATCTCGCCGAAGTCAAAGCCTCGTCGGGGCGTATCCTCATTGACGGGGAAAATATCCTCGACCCAAAATTGGACGTGATCGCGTTGCGTCGCAAAGTGGGCATGGTCTTTGCGCGACCTGTGCCTCTGCCGATGAGCATCCGCGAGAATGTCACGTATGCGCTGGAACTCGCGGGCGAAAAACGCCGCGTCAAATTGGATGAAGCGGTGGAGCGCAGTCTCAAACTCGCCGCGATCTGGGATGAAGTGAAAGACCGCCTCGACGCCCCCGCCATCGCCCTCTCAGGCGGACAGCAGCAACGCGTCTGCCTCGCCCGCGTGCTGGCTCTACAACCCGAAATTATCCTCCTCGACGAGCCGACATCGGGACTTGACCCGATCTCCACAGGAAAAGTCGAAGCCGCGTTGCAGGAATTAAAAAAGGATTACACCATCATCCTCGTGCCGCATTCCGTGCAACAGGCGGGACGCACCGCCGATTACGCCGCGTTCTTTTTGCAAGGCGAGTTAGTTGAATACGGCGAAGGCAAGTCGCTATTCACCGCGCCGAAGCAGAAAAAAACAGAGGATTATGTGACGGGGAGGTTTGGGTGA
- a CDS encoding cyclase family protein → MTKIYDLSQDLNQDASFWPFYPPFEVKYIKRKSEHGVNAQYIMTSNHMGTHLDAPKHFVTKGKTIDQIPIEWCYGPGVIVDLSDMLDDLGMFTPEDIEKRAEVKDGDILFIHTGWHKYSFFSPDGDEERYIQRHPGPHYSICDWLLKKKIHIWGVDMISTDHPMNLPIGRFLGKGGLEHWQKVRALTEKKFGADKMDELFPDSAYQLTHNALFPHDCMHVENLGGDIGLKELHNKRITLGVFPWKFKGGEAAFCRAVAWA, encoded by the coding sequence ATGACCAAAATCTACGACCTCTCCCAAGACCTCAACCAAGACGCTTCCTTCTGGCCCTTCTACCCGCCGTTTGAGGTGAAGTACATCAAGCGCAAATCGGAGCATGGAGTGAATGCGCAATACATTATGACGTCCAATCACATGGGCACGCATTTGGATGCGCCAAAGCATTTCGTGACGAAGGGCAAGACCATTGACCAGATTCCCATCGAATGGTGCTACGGACCTGGCGTTATCGTTGACCTGAGCGATATGCTCGACGATCTCGGCATGTTTACGCCAGAGGATATCGAAAAGCGCGCCGAAGTGAAAGACGGCGACATCCTCTTCATCCACACAGGCTGGCACAAATATTCGTTCTTTAGCCCAGATGGCGATGAGGAAAGATATATCCAACGGCATCCAGGTCCGCATTACAGCATCTGCGACTGGTTGTTGAAGAAGAAAATCCACATCTGGGGCGTGGACATGATCTCCACCGACCATCCGATGAACCTGCCCATCGGTCGCTTCCTCGGCAAAGGCGGATTGGAACATTGGCAGAAGGTTCGCGCGTTGACAGAAAAGAAATTCGGCGCGGATAAAATGGACGAGTTGTTCCCCGATTCGGCGTATCAACTCACGCATAACGCCTTGTTCCCGCATGATTGCATGCACGTCGAAAATCTCGGCGGTGACATTGGACTGAAAGAACTGCACAACAAACGCATCACCCTCGGCGTCTTCCCGTGGAAGTTCAAAGGCGGCGAGGCGGCGTTTTGCAGGGCGGTGGCGTGGGCGTAG
- the pstA gene encoding phosphate ABC transporter permease PstA — MKSIAKLFTLNRHLTERIGFTAITLMAMVTVLPIVGTVIYILVQGAPAISLEFITGFPRDGMREGGILPAIIGTLYLALGTAIFSVPLGIAAAIYLSEYASDTPLTRTIRIAIINLAGIPSVVYGLFGLGLFVLFLNFGTSILAASLTLSIMTLPVIISTAEEALRAVPQSFRTVSISLGATRWQTIRRIVLKEALPGILTGVILGLNRAVGETAPILFTGAAFFLPRLPNSPFDATMALPYHLFVISTQVPEMPVKIQYGTALVLLAFVLTMNLIATVIRSRARARRQW, encoded by the coding sequence ATGAAATCCATCGCCAAACTCTTCACCCTCAACCGCCACCTCACCGAACGAATCGGATTCACCGCCATCACCCTTATGGCGATGGTCACTGTGTTGCCCATTGTGGGCACGGTCATCTACATCCTCGTCCAGGGCGCGCCCGCGATCTCGTTGGAATTCATCACAGGCTTTCCGCGTGACGGGATGCGCGAAGGCGGAATCCTGCCTGCCATCATCGGCACGCTGTATCTCGCACTTGGCACAGCCATATTTTCTGTTCCGTTGGGGATTGCGGCGGCGATCTATCTTTCAGAATATGCCTCCGACACGCCGTTGACTCGCACGATTCGAATCGCCATCATCAACCTCGCAGGGATTCCATCCGTCGTCTACGGCTTGTTCGGGCTGGGACTGTTCGTGCTCTTCCTCAACTTCGGCACATCCATCCTCGCCGCCTCGTTGACACTTTCGATCATGACCCTGCCTGTCATCATCAGCACAGCGGAGGAGGCGTTACGCGCCGTGCCGCAATCGTTCCGCACCGTGAGCATCTCCCTCGGCGCGACACGCTGGCAGACCATCCGTCGAATCGTGTTGAAAGAAGCGTTGCCTGGAATTCTCACAGGAGTCATCCTCGGTCTCAACCGCGCTGTTGGTGAAACCGCGCCAATTTTGTTCACAGGCGCGGCGTTCTTTTTGCCGCGTCTCCCCAACTCACCCTTCGACGCGACGATGGCATTGCCATATCACCTCTTTGTGATCTCAACGCAAGTCCCTGAGATGCCAGTAAAAATTCAATACGGCACTGCGCTTGTGTTGCTTGCCTTTGTGTTGACCATGAATCTTATCGCCACCGTCATCCGTTCGCGGGCGAGGGCGAGGAGACAATGGTGA
- a CDS encoding ATP-binding protein — translation MIIERDIYKSIAPVLQSPEAIVITGMRRVGKTTLLNYIYEQIPSQNKLYLDLENPRNQLYFQEVDYNAVKKNLELLGLQKDSRAYVFLDEIQWVKQLPSVVKYLIDTYQIKFILSGSSSFYLKNQFSESLSGRKFIFELYPLNFSEFLRIQQAPVPQEKYTQASPALYATYKSYVDEYLKFGGFPGVVVKTTEAEKRAALDDIFTSYYQLEVLQFSDFRKSHKLRDLLFLVMERTGSKFDAQKLATVLGVARQTLMEYMAFLEGTYFIKIIKPHTVNKDVEIRKSGKIYVCDPGLVRQFSQVDEGALFENAVFWNLPQTERVQYYQRKNGAEIDFVVNGSHAYEAKLHASREDFNKLQNLARNIGIETASIVSREYVSIQNALYLFNL, via the coding sequence ATGATTATCGAGAGAGACATCTACAAATCGATTGCTCCTGTGCTTCAATCTCCTGAAGCAATTGTTATTACAGGAATGAGGCGGGTCGGGAAAACCACCCTGCTTAACTATATCTATGAACAAATACCTTCCCAAAACAAACTATATCTCGACCTTGAAAATCCTCGCAACCAACTCTATTTTCAAGAAGTGGACTATAACGCCGTAAAAAAGAATCTGGAGTTGCTTGGCTTGCAAAAAGATTCACGCGCGTATGTGTTTCTGGATGAGATCCAATGGGTAAAACAACTGCCCTCCGTTGTGAAATACCTCATTGATACCTATCAAATCAAATTCATTTTGAGCGGGTCTTCCAGTTTTTACCTGAAGAATCAGTTTTCCGAATCGTTGTCAGGACGCAAATTTATTTTCGAACTCTATCCCCTGAACTTTTCCGAGTTCTTGCGAATTCAACAGGCGCCCGTGCCTCAGGAAAAATATACGCAGGCGTCGCCCGCCCTGTACGCCACCTATAAATCCTATGTGGATGAATACTTGAAGTTTGGCGGATTCCCAGGCGTTGTGGTGAAAACGACCGAGGCTGAAAAACGCGCCGCGCTCGATGATATTTTCACTTCCTATTATCAATTGGAGGTGTTGCAATTTAGCGATTTTCGCAAGAGTCATAAATTAAGAGATTTGCTTTTCCTGGTCATGGAGCGGACGGGCTCCAAATTCGACGCCCAGAAACTTGCGACCGTTTTGGGGGTCGCGCGACAGACGTTGATGGAATACATGGCTTTTCTGGAAGGCACGTATTTCATCAAAATCATCAAGCCTCATACGGTTAATAAAGACGTGGAGATCCGCAAGTCGGGAAAGATCTATGTGTGCGACCCTGGTCTCGTTCGTCAATTCTCCCAAGTGGACGAGGGCGCCTTGTTTGAAAATGCTGTTTTTTGGAATTTGCCGCAGACGGAAAGAGTGCAATACTATCAACGAAAGAACGGCGCGGAGATCGATTTTGTCGTCAATGGCAGTCATGCGTATGAAGCAAAACTTCACGCTAGTCGGGAAGATTTTAATAAACTGCAAAATCTCGCGCGAAATATCGGCATCGAAACTGCCAGCATCGTCAGTCGCGAATATGTTTCCATACAAAATGCTTTGTACCTGTTCAATTTATGA